The following proteins come from a genomic window of Hydractinia symbiolongicarpus strain clone_291-10 chromosome 2, HSymV2.1, whole genome shotgun sequence:
- the LOC130629870 gene encoding uncharacterized protein LOC130629870 produces the protein MAANFTSCLNCQIKEGSKRCVRCKNAFYCSRECQVQHWKNGHKKSCLEKGELDENKNELKSENTKSVMSDEKEFTACYGCLLREASFRCSCCKKRMYCSRACQKSHWKHHKQACTSQHQEQKTEQIQCGRGDELSAENLREAFKYFSTMPSKPKYLKDFPIPNYPLEYRQVYPDEVNSFFLLLSAYKSHKNYGNEELLLNTIKWDRSIYLRRYREISPNLFDFLDSNPRPGDIFKNRVQGVYPKERYQLFRNTPVAEKRFEFGRKYVFIGYVDLSQLLFSIFTGDTCNKVKFFGFDKSEICVARSLIVYEMMKLELRLDSILEVWFSTGWCNQTLKDFRKACASVITTLGKNKDLKNLVAYWRRTTLTLEEAIINWKEMHMFDNPFKAVSCLLHKQDRIELCRYELTGQIFGQLGAQCHGNVTMFSMPDKFKCYNLLDGIILESFSCSKQFHYDGNFFRSLGRYYKSKLEVLVKLVADGKVECRLRVMSVHLENKYAIEHI, from the exons ATGGCAGCGAATTTTACATCGTGTTTAAACTGTCAAATAAAGGAAGGTTCGAAGCGTTGCGTGCGTTGCAAAAATGCGTTTTACTGCTCTCGTGAATGTCAAGTACAACATTGGAAGAATGGCCACAAGAAATCATGTTTGGAGAAGGGGGAACtagatgaaaataaaaacgaGCTTAAGTCAGAGAATACTAAGAGTGTGAT GTCTGATGAGAAGGAGTTCACAGCTTGTTATGGCTGCTTACTGAGAGAGGCAAGCTTTCGTTGCAGCTGTTGCAAGAAACGAATGTACTGTAGTAGGGCGTGTCAGAAAAGCCATTGGAAGCACCATAAACAAGCATGTACTTCTCAACATCAAGAACAGAAAACTGAACAAATTCAATGCGGCAGAGGGGACGAATTATCAGCAGAAAATTTGAGAGAAGCTTTTAAGTATTTCTCGACAATGCCATCAAAACCTAAATACCTAAAAGACTTCCCGATTCCTAACTATCCTCTGGAATATCGACAAGTGTATCCAGATGAAGTaaacagtttttttcttttattaagtgcttataaaagtcataaaaattaTGGCAATGAAGAGCTGTTATTGAATACTATAAAATGGGATAGAAGTATCTATTTAAGAAGATATCGGGAAATTTCACCTAATTTATTCGATTTTCTGGATAGCAATCCACGCCCAGGAGACATATTTAAGAACCGTGTACAGGGCGTTTATCCTAAAGAAAGGTATCAGCTATTTCGAAACACGCCTGTGGCAGAAAAAAGGTTTGAATTTGGAaggaaatatgtttttattggtTATGTTGATCTATCccaacttttattcagcatatTTACTGGAGATACGTGCAATAAAGTGAAGTTCTTTGGATTTGACAAGTCAGAAATATGTGTGGCACGTTCTTTGATTGTTTACGAAATGATGAAACTTGAATTACGGCTCGATTCAATCCTAGAAGTTTGGTTTTCAACAGGCTGGTGCAATCAAACATTGAAAGATTTTAGAAAGGCATGTGCTAGTGTGATCACCACTTTGggaaaaaacaaagatttaaaGAATTTGGTTGCTTATTGGAGGCGTACCACACTAACTTTAGAGGAAGCAATAATAAACTGGAAAGAAATGCATATGtttgacaatccatttaaagcTGTAAGCTGTTTGTTGCACAAGCAAGATCGTATCGAATTGTGTCGATACGAGCTGACTGGACAAATCTTTGGCCAATTGGGCGCACAGTGTCATGGTAATGTAACAATGTTTTCCATGCCGGATAAGTTTAAATGTTACAATTTGTTGGATGGTATTATTTTGGAGTCGTTTAGTTGCAGCAAACAGTTTCATTACGACGGTAACTTCTTCCGAAGTTTGGGAAGGTACTACAAATCGAAACTTGAAGTATTGGTGAAGTTGGTGGCAGATGGTAAAGTGGAGTGCAGGCTTCGCGTTATGTCAGTTCACTTGGAAAACAAATATGCCATAGAGCATATCTAA